The following are encoded in a window of Clostridium thermarum genomic DNA:
- a CDS encoding chemotaxis protein CheW, with protein MQIIVFRLNDEQFAVETSKVQGINDMMQITKVPGAPKYIKGLINLRGNVISLLDLELLLDIEKKGFEKKNIIILSLKDELVGIAVDSVSEVMDITDNKLEKIKDNKNKEYVKSIVNLGDRIVTLIDIDELKLN; from the coding sequence ATGCAAATAATTGTTTTTAGACTTAATGATGAACAATTCGCCGTAGAAACCTCTAAGGTTCAAGGTATAAATGACATGATGCAAATTACTAAGGTACCCGGTGCTCCAAAGTATATCAAGGGGTTAATAAATTTAAGAGGTAATGTTATATCACTATTGGATTTGGAACTGCTATTGGATATAGAAAAAAAAGGATTTGAGAAAAAAAATATAATTATTCTAAGTCTTAAGGATGAATTAGTAGGAATTGCGGTAGACTCCGTCAGTGAAGTAATGGATATTACTGATAATAAATTAGAAAAGATTAAAGATAATAAGAATAAAGAATATGTAAAGAGTATTGTAAATTTAGGCGATAGAATCGTTACATTAATAGATATTGATGAATTAAAGCTAAATTAG
- a CDS encoding CheR family methyltransferase, with protein sequence MDFVKFEQWALKEFGINLSAYKSNQLHRRISSLMSRLGVANLEEYVALLKRDPAQRQRFLDFITINVTEFFRNPEMFEELQRKISSDLLPINKNLKVWSAACSTGAEPYSLGIILNEVAPLGKHSILATDIDATILGRAKIGQYTISDIKNVKPEYLKKYFTVEGDKYFINSNIKGLVNFVKHDLILDKYEENFDLIVCRNVVIYFNQDVKNMIYEKFYKSLKKGGMLFVGATESIYNYREFGFEKASTFIYKKL encoded by the coding sequence ATGGACTTTGTAAAATTTGAACAATGGGCATTAAAAGAATTTGGGATAAATTTGTCAGCATATAAGTCTAACCAATTACACAGGAGAATATCCAGTCTAATGTCAAGACTTGGCGTAGCAAACCTGGAAGAATATGTTGCTTTACTTAAGAGGGACCCAGCACAAAGACAGAGGTTTTTAGACTTTATCACAATTAATGTAACTGAATTTTTTAGAAATCCGGAAATGTTCGAAGAGCTCCAAAGGAAAATCTCCTCAGATTTATTACCTATAAATAAAAATTTAAAAGTATGGAGTGCCGCGTGCTCTACTGGAGCTGAACCATACTCTCTGGGTATCATATTGAATGAGGTTGCGCCCTTGGGAAAACACAGCATATTAGCAACAGATATAGATGCTACAATTTTGGGGAGAGCCAAAATTGGTCAGTATACAATAAGTGATATAAAGAATGTAAAACCGGAATATTTAAAAAAGTATTTTACTGTTGAAGGAGATAAATACTTCATCAACAGCAATATAAAAGGGCTTGTAAACTTTGTAAAACACGATCTTATTCTTGACAAGTATGAAGAGAATTTTGATTTGATTGTGTGCAGAAATGTAGTAATTTACTTTAACCAGGATGTAAAAAATATGATATATGAGAAGTTTTACAAGTCTCTAAAGAAGGGTGGCATGCTTTTTGTAGGGGCCACCGAGAGTATATACAACTACAGAGAGTTTGGTTTCGAAAAGGCTTCAACCTTTATCTATAAAAAGCTATAA
- a CDS encoding response regulator — protein MARVLIVDDAAFMRMMIKDILEKNGFEVIGEANNGVKAVEMYKKERPDVVTMDITMPDMDGIEAVRQIKAFDPGAKVIMCSAMGQQTMVMDAIRAGARDFIVKPFQQDRVLEAIRKVIG, from the coding sequence ATGGCTAGAGTATTAATCGTAGATGATGCTGCATTTATGAGAATGATGATAAAGGATATATTGGAAAAGAATGGTTTCGAAGTTATCGGTGAAGCTAATAATGGTGTTAAGGCTGTAGAAATGTATAAAAAGGAAAGACCTGATGTGGTTACCATGGATATAACCATGCCGGATATGGATGGAATAGAAGCTGTAAGACAAATAAAAGCATTTGATCCTGGCGCAAAAGTTATAATGTGCAGCGCCATGGGACAGCAGACAATGGTTATGGATGCTATCCGAGCTGGGGCAAGAGACTTTATCGTTAAGCCTTTCCAGCAGGATAGAGTTCTTGAAGCCATAAGAAAAGTAATTGGATAA
- a CDS encoding chemotaxis protein CheC — protein sequence MSNIEFNALQLDALAEVGNIGAGNAATALSQLINKKVDMTVPSVNIVPFNDIFNRNDGEELVVAVIVRVLGDTPGNILFVFDYDTANNMIELLTGKREEEFTELGYSVLCEVGNIISGSYMNAIAKFTGLLIMPSVPAVAYDMAGAILSTTFMESEQFDDHVLDIETIFQNQDETKIGGHFYYVPKPGSLEKILNSLGIN from the coding sequence ATGAGCAATATTGAATTTAATGCCTTGCAGCTAGATGCCTTAGCTGAGGTAGGAAATATCGGAGCGGGGAATGCGGCTACTGCATTATCACAATTGATCAACAAGAAAGTTGATATGACTGTACCTTCAGTAAATATTGTTCCATTTAATGATATCTTCAACAGAAACGACGGTGAAGAACTTGTTGTAGCTGTAATAGTGAGGGTATTAGGAGATACCCCGGGAAATATTTTATTTGTGTTCGATTATGACACTGCAAATAACATGATAGAATTATTGACGGGAAAGAGGGAAGAAGAGTTTACCGAACTAGGCTATTCAGTTCTGTGCGAAGTTGGAAATATAATTTCAGGATCTTATATGAACGCAATAGCTAAGTTCACTGGCTTGTTAATTATGCCGTCGGTACCGGCTGTGGCATATGACATGGCTGGAGCCATTTTGTCAACAACTTTCATGGAGTCCGAACAGTTTGACGATCATGTGCTGGATATTGAAACTATTTTTCAAAATCAGGATGAAACTAAGATTGGTGGACACTTCTACTATGTTCCAAAGCCGGGCTCATTGGAAAAAATATTAAATTCATTAGGTATAAATTAA
- a CDS encoding chemotaxis protein CheA, with amino-acid sequence MDTQQYMSMFLEESMDNLQTLNESLLELEQNPDDVNKVNEIFRVAHTIKGMAATMGFSHMAELTHKMEDVLSKFREGELSVNQKVVTVLFDCLDTLENMVNNIQEGNSDDIDISSIIRDLQAIAANRIEDEVPSKEAELEQTNELQHEVSRVQLNEYDINIVKEANYRGYNVFEINVILSENTLLKSARAFLVFKSLEEHGEIIKSVPGTEELENENFDFEIKLIYVTSKDQNSIYESLMGISEVDKVIVMPLEASKVKAAAQQPQNETRVAQEMKVQEPVQKAEPKAATPEKKAASVEKEGAVTHKKAHQSVRVDLERLDRFMNMVSELVIHRTRLEQISQNHKLTELNETLEQVARTTSDLQDLVMKIRMLPLEIVFNRFPRLIRDLSVELGKEIDFIIKGADTELDRTVIDEIGEPLIHLIRNAADHGIETKEERIKRGKNPVGTIKLVAYQEGTKAVIRVEDDGNGIDIEKVRRKAEKSGINTEGMSENDIRNLIFAQGFSTSETVTDISGRGVGMDVVKTKINSLGGTVDVISEMGKGSAFVIKLPLTLQIIQALLVKVGSETMAISLGYIDRVIDFDESMVKKSNNREVILYRGNVIPFVRVNQKLGIHSDESKNKFIVIAQIGDKTAGLLVDSLLGQQEIVIKPLGKTLQGLKEYIGATILGDGLVTLILDAAALI; translated from the coding sequence ATGGATACACAACAGTATATGTCAATGTTTTTGGAGGAATCTATGGATAACCTACAGACATTGAACGAGTCGCTGCTTGAGCTTGAACAGAACCCTGATGATGTCAATAAAGTAAATGAAATTTTCAGAGTGGCTCATACAATAAAGGGTATGGCTGCCACCATGGGGTTCAGCCATATGGCAGAGTTGACACATAAAATGGAAGATGTCTTGTCAAAATTCAGGGAGGGGGAATTAAGCGTAAATCAAAAGGTAGTAACTGTGCTTTTTGACTGTCTTGATACTCTTGAGAACATGGTAAACAACATACAAGAAGGAAACAGCGATGATATAGATATTTCTTCGATAATAAGAGACTTGCAGGCAATTGCCGCTAATAGAATAGAAGATGAGGTGCCGAGCAAAGAGGCAGAGCTTGAACAGACTAATGAGCTACAGCATGAAGTTAGCAGAGTGCAGTTAAACGAGTATGATATTAACATAGTCAAAGAGGCCAACTACAGAGGCTACAATGTATTTGAAATAAACGTTATTCTCAGTGAAAATACTCTGTTGAAGTCTGCCAGAGCATTTTTAGTGTTTAAGAGCCTTGAAGAACACGGTGAGATCATAAAGTCTGTACCCGGGACAGAAGAACTAGAAAATGAGAACTTTGACTTTGAGATAAAGTTAATATATGTTACTTCAAAGGATCAAAACAGTATATATGAATCCCTGATGGGAATTTCAGAGGTGGATAAGGTTATAGTTATGCCTTTGGAAGCTTCTAAAGTGAAGGCTGCTGCTCAACAGCCACAAAATGAGACGAGAGTAGCTCAAGAGATGAAGGTACAGGAGCCTGTTCAAAAGGCTGAACCTAAGGCAGCTACACCTGAAAAGAAGGCTGCAAGTGTTGAAAAAGAAGGCGCAGTAACCCATAAGAAAGCCCATCAATCTGTAAGAGTAGACCTTGAGAGATTGGATAGGTTTATGAATATGGTTTCTGAGCTGGTTATACACAGAACGAGGCTTGAGCAGATCAGTCAAAATCACAAGCTCACAGAATTGAATGAAACCTTAGAACAGGTTGCCAGAACTACATCTGATTTACAGGACTTAGTAATGAAGATCAGAATGCTTCCTCTGGAAATAGTATTTAACAGATTCCCAAGACTTATCAGAGACCTGTCCGTTGAATTAGGTAAGGAAATTGATTTTATTATAAAGGGTGCCGATACAGAGTTAGATAGAACAGTTATTGACGAAATCGGAGAACCGCTGATTCATCTTATAAGAAATGCCGCAGACCACGGTATAGAGACTAAAGAGGAGAGAATCAAAAGGGGTAAAAATCCTGTTGGAACAATTAAATTAGTGGCTTATCAGGAAGGCACCAAGGCTGTAATAAGAGTGGAGGATGACGGAAACGGCATAGACATAGAAAAAGTCAGAAGAAAAGCAGAAAAGTCAGGTATAAACACTGAGGGGATGTCAGAAAATGATATTAGAAATTTAATCTTTGCTCAGGGTTTTAGTACAAGCGAGACAGTAACAGACATCTCAGGAAGAGGAGTTGGGATGGATGTTGTTAAGACAAAGATTAACTCTCTTGGTGGTACCGTAGATGTTATAAGTGAAATGGGTAAAGGATCAGCTTTTGTGATAAAGCTGCCACTAACTTTACAGATTATTCAGGCCCTTCTTGTGAAGGTTGGCTCCGAGACTATGGCTATATCCTTAGGTTATATAGATAGAGTTATCGATTTTGATGAGTCAATGGTTAAGAAGTCTAATAATAGAGAAGTAATACTATACAGGGGAAATGTAATTCCTTTTGTAAGAGTAAATCAAAAGCTTGGAATCCATAGTGATGAAAGCAAAAATAAATTTATTGTTATTGCACAGATTGGTGATAAGACTGCAGGTTTATTGGTTGATTCATTGCTTGGCCAGCAGGAAATTGTTATTAAGCCTCTGGGTAAAACCCTGCAGGGCTTAAAAGAATACATCGGCGCCACTATACTGGGTGATGGTTTGGTTACACTAATACTTGATGCAGCAGCCTTAATATAG
- the fliM gene encoding flagellar motor switch protein FliM has product MAEVLSQSEIDALLSALSSGELHPDELSKEEEKQKVKLYDFRSPQKFSKEHLRTLELIHDNFARIISNYLTAQIRTNAKIKIETIEQITYEEFIHSIPNPTVLTIFKMPPLSGSILFETNPQFVYQVIDILLGGNGDRKYKLREFTDIDKNIIKQVNKGLISNLRLAWEDIIKVEPEIEGLETNPALNQTLAPNEPVALISFSVEIGKNTSFINICIPYLCIEKVLDKLVVQYWFQQADDSLRKESQQKLEQRLNIVDVKLTAVLGKAHITIDDFLRLNVGDVIPLEIKITDAIKVFAEDEEVYYARPGIVNKSLGVEILDIIDKDVENYE; this is encoded by the coding sequence ATGGCAGAAGTATTATCACAAAGTGAAATAGATGCTCTCTTATCTGCCTTATCCTCTGGAGAATTGCATCCGGATGAGCTTTCTAAAGAAGAAGAAAAGCAGAAGGTGAAGTTATACGACTTTAGAAGTCCCCAAAAGTTTTCTAAGGAGCATTTAAGAACTTTGGAATTAATACACGATAACTTTGCCAGAATAATTTCAAATTATCTAACGGCTCAGATTAGAACCAATGCTAAAATAAAAATTGAAACCATAGAGCAGATAACTTATGAGGAATTCATACACTCAATACCAAACCCTACGGTATTGACAATATTTAAAATGCCACCCTTAAGCGGATCTATATTGTTTGAAACAAATCCACAATTTGTATACCAGGTTATTGATATACTGCTTGGAGGCAATGGGGATAGGAAGTATAAGCTTAGAGAATTTACAGACATAGATAAAAACATAATAAAACAAGTTAATAAAGGTCTAATATCAAACTTAAGGCTTGCCTGGGAGGACATCATCAAAGTAGAACCCGAAATTGAAGGCTTAGAGACAAATCCGGCTTTGAATCAGACCTTGGCACCTAATGAGCCGGTTGCTTTGATCAGTTTCTCTGTGGAAATAGGTAAGAATACGTCTTTTATCAACATATGTATTCCTTACCTTTGTATAGAAAAGGTACTTGATAAACTGGTAGTGCAGTATTGGTTCCAACAAGCAGATGATTCTCTCCGTAAGGAATCTCAGCAAAAGCTTGAGCAGAGACTGAATATCGTGGATGTAAAATTGACGGCGGTGCTTGGAAAAGCACATATTACCATTGATGATTTCTTAAGATTAAATGTGGGAGACGTCATTCCTTTAGAAATTAAGATTACCGATGCAATTAAGGTTTTCGCTGAGGACGAAGAAGTATATTACGCACGACCGGGTATAGTGAATAAGTCTTTGGGAGTAGAGATATTAGATATTATTGATAAGGATGTGGAAAATTATGAGTAA
- a CDS encoding protein-glutamate methylesterase/protein-glutamine glutaminase, which produces MNLIKVLVVDDSALMRKIISDMINSQADMKVVDTARNGEDLLSKVQKVQPDVITLDVEMPIMGGIQALQELKRRNIDIPVIVLSSVSSRDTSSTMECLEAGAFDFISKPSGQISLDIDKVKGNLIERIKLAFDKGKRLSFEGNKYAGSPNGLEKNKRRIDKKTVRIRPEAVVIGASTGGPKALYTVITALPANIGVPIFVVQHMPAGFTKAFADRLNANSDLTVVEAGNGQYIEKNTVYVAPGGFHMELTRDKRIELNKEPAIWGVRPAVDKLFMTAAEVYGSNLVSIVLTGMGRDGAAGTVEIKKKGGITISEDESTCTIYGMPKAAYETGMVDEVLPLGEIPAEIVTLVMG; this is translated from the coding sequence ATGAATTTGATTAAGGTATTAGTAGTAGACGACTCAGCTTTGATGAGAAAAATTATATCGGATATGATAAATTCGCAGGCAGATATGAAAGTTGTTGACACTGCAAGAAACGGTGAAGATTTACTTAGTAAGGTTCAAAAAGTTCAGCCCGACGTTATAACTTTAGATGTAGAAATGCCTATCATGGGAGGCATACAGGCATTACAGGAATTAAAGCGAAGAAACATAGATATACCGGTAATTGTACTCAGTAGTGTGTCTTCTAGAGATACATCTTCTACCATGGAGTGTTTAGAAGCTGGGGCTTTTGATTTTATATCTAAGCCCTCAGGACAAATAAGCTTAGACATTGATAAGGTAAAGGGTAATCTTATAGAGAGAATTAAACTTGCATTTGATAAGGGCAAGAGACTTTCTTTTGAAGGTAATAAATATGCTGGGTCACCTAATGGCCTTGAAAAAAATAAAAGAAGGATAGATAAAAAAACAGTAAGGATTAGGCCGGAAGCTGTAGTTATAGGAGCTTCTACCGGCGGACCCAAAGCTTTGTATACAGTGATAACTGCCTTACCTGCAAATATAGGAGTACCAATATTCGTGGTACAGCATATGCCGGCAGGGTTTACAAAGGCTTTTGCAGATAGATTAAACGCCAATAGCGATCTTACTGTAGTTGAAGCAGGAAATGGTCAGTATATAGAAAAGAATACTGTATATGTGGCCCCTGGCGGATTTCACATGGAGCTAACAAGGGATAAGAGGATAGAGCTTAACAAAGAACCGGCAATATGGGGGGTTAGGCCTGCAGTGGACAAATTATTTATGACTGCAGCTGAAGTTTATGGATCTAACTTAGTAAGCATAGTTCTTACAGGTATGGGAAGAGATGGAGCTGCCGGTACTGTAGAGATAAAGAAAAAAGGTGGAATAACTATATCGGAAGATGAAAGTACGTGTACAATATATGGCATGCCTAAGGCAGCCTATGAGACAGGTATGGTGGATGAAGTTCTTCCCCTTGGAGAAATACCGGCAGAAATTGTGACATTAGTTATGGGATAG
- the fliY gene encoding flagellar motor switch phosphatase FliY: protein MSNGFLSQEEIDSLLNGGGAFSAAEEEKEEILTDLEKDLLGEVGNISMGSASTALSQIINQQVNITTPVVTVTTLEKMKTEFEVPNIALEVKYVSGISGKNVLILKITDAAVIANLMMGGDGKVSTTQLSEIEESAVSEAMNQMIGSAATSMATMFAREVNISPPVANIWFEDGNMMVEDIDPNEHIVKVSFRLTIGDLVDSRIMQVLPVETAKKIVSIMMGEETSQPAASAPAPSQSAHQSMPVQHTAPMQQSMPMQPNNSFMYQEYNNPDYNSYGFQEKPIEKAPPVEVQKAQFQPLQQQPIQSQPKNIDLILDVPLEISVVLGRTKKSIRDILALGTGSLIELDKLAEEPVEILVNGKRVAYGEVVVVDENFGVRITSIVSNSERIQSLGK from the coding sequence ATGAGTAATGGATTTCTTTCACAAGAAGAAATAGATTCACTATTGAATGGTGGAGGAGCATTTTCTGCTGCAGAGGAAGAGAAAGAGGAAATTCTAACAGATTTGGAGAAAGATTTATTAGGCGAAGTGGGCAACATTTCCATGGGATCAGCTTCTACGGCACTGTCACAGATTATCAACCAACAGGTTAATATAACCACGCCAGTGGTTACTGTTACAACCTTGGAAAAGATGAAAACTGAATTTGAGGTTCCTAATATTGCACTGGAAGTCAAATATGTCAGCGGCATTTCCGGCAAGAATGTGCTGATTTTAAAAATAACCGATGCTGCTGTTATAGCTAATTTGATGATGGGCGGTGACGGGAAAGTATCCACAACTCAATTATCGGAGATAGAAGAAAGTGCAGTTTCTGAGGCCATGAATCAGATGATTGGGTCCGCTGCCACTTCTATGGCAACCATGTTTGCAAGAGAAGTAAATATCTCACCTCCAGTTGCTAATATATGGTTCGAAGATGGCAATATGATGGTAGAAGATATAGACCCTAATGAACATATAGTAAAGGTTTCATTTAGGCTGACTATCGGAGATTTGGTAGATAGCAGGATTATGCAGGTATTACCGGTTGAGACTGCTAAAAAGATAGTTTCAATAATGATGGGAGAGGAAACATCTCAGCCTGCTGCATCTGCACCAGCACCAAGCCAAAGTGCACATCAAAGCATGCCCGTTCAGCATACCGCACCAATGCAGCAGAGTATGCCCATGCAGCCAAATAACAGCTTTATGTATCAGGAGTATAATAATCCGGACTATAACAGCTATGGTTTTCAGGAAAAGCCGATTGAAAAAGCGCCGCCTGTGGAAGTACAGAAGGCACAGTTTCAACCTCTTCAGCAGCAGCCTATACAAAGTCAGCCTAAGAATATAGACCTTATATTAGATGTACCACTGGAGATATCTGTGGTATTGGGTAGAACCAAGAAAAGTATCAGGGATATACTAGCTTTAGGAACCGGTTCCTTGATAGAACTTGACAAATTGGCTGAAGAACCTGTGGAGATTCTAGTCAACGGTAAGAGAGTTGCTTATGGCGAAGTAGTAGTGGTTGATGAAAATTTTGGAGTTAGAATTACCAGCATTGTAAGTAATAGTGAAAGAATACAAAGTCTTGGCAAGTAA
- a CDS encoding flagellar protein FlgN — MMMAEKLNSMVVKETEALNKLLKVLEEQHELLLKNDIFGLEAIVSKIQHINKEVAELEVERRKLTAGQSMSLVVLNLKDETLDKNYRTIKRLLADIEVQKETNDMLIKQGLGFSTRMLNILSPDRKAKTYNAYGKMKR, encoded by the coding sequence ATGATGATGGCTGAAAAACTAAACAGTATGGTTGTAAAAGAAACAGAAGCCCTCAATAAACTCCTTAAGGTGCTGGAAGAACAACATGAATTACTGCTGAAAAATGATATTTTTGGCCTTGAAGCAATAGTTTCAAAGATACAACACATAAATAAGGAAGTTGCTGAGCTGGAAGTAGAACGAAGAAAGCTGACTGCCGGTCAGTCTATGAGTTTAGTTGTTTTAAATTTGAAGGATGAGACTTTAGATAAGAACTACAGGACTATAAAAAGGCTGCTGGCTGATATTGAGGTTCAGAAAGAAACAAACGATATGTTGATAAAGCAGGGACTAGGATTCAGTACAAGAATGTTAAATATATTATCCCCGGATAGAAAAGCAAAAACCTATAATGCCTATGGGAAAATGAAAAGATAG
- the flgM gene encoding flagellar biosynthesis anti-sigma factor FlgM produces the protein MKINGVAPIKVISIYSVNKKSEVVETKKLNSDRIEISNVGKSLSSLSLDNNLQCSDKRIEEIRNEISKGTYKPDARVVAQKIIDFIQGRDV, from the coding sequence ATGAAGATTAATGGAGTTGCACCCATCAAGGTTATAAGTATATACAGTGTAAATAAAAAATCAGAGGTAGTTGAAACGAAAAAGCTAAACTCAGATAGAATTGAGATATCCAACGTTGGTAAAAGCCTAAGCAGCCTCTCTTTGGATAATAACCTTCAGTGCTCAGATAAACGTATTGAAGAGATAAGAAATGAAATCTCAAAAGGAACTTATAAGCCGGATGCCCGTGTAGTAGCTCAAAAGATAATCGATTTCATTCAGGGGAGAGATGTATGA
- the flgK gene encoding flagellar hook-associated protein FlgK → MSGLFSTFNVAKRGMNVQQKAIEVTSHNIANANTEGYSRQRVLVETTRPFGMSSLNSVAEPGQLGTGAQISAIQRVRDTFLDYQVRVETSTYGKYEARQKFLNEVESIFNEPSETGLSTLLGKFFDSWQQLSKQAHSSNARTVVAQQSAALAEELNHTYNQLVKLKSNANELTNSNVLDINSLVSQINELNQQIIGVKVAGNMPNDLMDKRDLLLDQLSQKIDIKIVKDDFEGINVYPADINGVEQPALVRAKPNDQVNRLSSIRDIKQVVDADGKPVPGQYTISYFPMGDITNQYKTITVEGLSEADVKEIEQTRVMWAAKNGNIIGKDGNPIADNSVVDVSQLNLFKPSSGELNGYMTITQDIDVYIDQLNSMAKALAFAVNAVHSGKSNAADDSIPFFVNNDVARNTTDASKIAEAEKEITAGNISVNKRILEDVMLIKTRTNDYQFNNPADNDIDGETDGARAQAIARLRDVLIRIQDMGDTITSRQQLIDLNGGFGDSSNMSIPSDTSGMTIDNFFKDTINKLGIQAQEAKRIVKNQAALLNSFNESRLSISGVSLDEEMANLIQFQHAYQANAKIISTVDELLDVVVNGLKR, encoded by the coding sequence ATGTCAGGATTATTTTCAACATTTAATGTAGCTAAGAGAGGAATGAATGTGCAGCAAAAGGCCATTGAAGTTACATCTCATAATATAGCTAATGCAAATACGGAAGGTTATTCAAGACAGAGAGTACTGGTTGAAACTACCAGACCCTTTGGCATGTCAAGTCTCAATAGTGTTGCAGAACCGGGGCAGCTGGGAACCGGAGCTCAAATATCAGCCATTCAGAGGGTTAGAGACACTTTCTTGGATTATCAGGTTCGTGTAGAGACAAGTACCTACGGAAAATATGAAGCAAGACAGAAATTTCTTAATGAAGTAGAGAGTATTTTCAATGAACCTTCGGAAACCGGGCTTTCAACCCTTTTAGGTAAGTTCTTTGATTCATGGCAGCAGCTGTCAAAGCAAGCTCATAGTTCCAATGCCAGAACGGTAGTGGCCCAACAATCAGCGGCCCTGGCAGAGGAATTAAATCACACTTATAATCAATTGGTTAAGCTAAAGAGTAATGCAAATGAACTGACCAATAGCAATGTATTAGATATAAACAGTCTGGTTTCCCAAATAAATGAGTTAAATCAGCAGATAATAGGTGTTAAGGTTGCTGGCAATATGCCTAATGACTTAATGGATAAAAGAGACTTACTTTTAGATCAATTAAGTCAGAAAATTGATATAAAAATTGTAAAAGATGATTTTGAAGGTATAAATGTATATCCTGCAGATATCAATGGTGTTGAGCAGCCAGCCTTGGTAAGAGCTAAGCCTAACGATCAAGTTAATAGATTATCCAGTATAAGGGATATAAAGCAAGTTGTGGATGCTGATGGAAAGCCTGTGCCTGGACAGTACACCATAAGCTATTTCCCTATGGGGGATATAACCAATCAGTACAAAACCATAACCGTCGAAGGATTATCAGAAGCAGATGTAAAAGAAATTGAGCAAACAAGGGTAATGTGGGCAGCTAAAAATGGAAATATCATAGGAAAAGATGGAAATCCAATTGCAGATAATTCTGTAGTTGATGTAAGCCAATTAAATTTGTTTAAGCCCTCTTCAGGAGAGTTAAATGGTTACATGACCATAACTCAGGACATAGATGTCTATATTGACCAGTTGAATTCCATGGCTAAGGCCCTTGCTTTTGCCGTAAACGCCGTACACAGTGGAAAAAGTAATGCAGCTGATGACAGCATACCTTTCTTTGTGAACAATGATGTGGCAAGGAATACTACTGATGCAAGTAAAATAGCTGAAGCAGAGAAGGAAATAACCGCAGGAAATATTTCTGTCAATAAGAGAATACTTGAAGATGTAATGCTTATTAAGACAAGGACCAATGATTATCAGTTTAATAATCCTGCTGATAATGACATAGATGGTGAAACTGATGGTGCAAGAGCACAGGCTATAGCTAGGCTAAGGGATGTGCTTATAAGAATACAGGATATGGGAGATACTATTACCAGCAGACAACAGCTGATTGACCTAAATGGGGGATTCGGTGATAGTTCAAACATGTCTATACCAAGCGATACCAGTGGAATGACTATAGATAACTTTTTTAAAGATACAATAAATAAGCTGGGAATCCAAGCCCAGGAAGCAAAGAGAATTGTAAAGAATCAGGCAGCACTGCTCAACAGCTTTAATGAGAGCAGGCTGAGTATTTCGGGTGTGTCGCTGGATGAAGAAATGGCCAATCTAATTCAATTTCAACATGCTTACCAGGCAAATGCAAAGATAATATCCACAGTAGATGAGCTGTTAGATGTAGTGGTAAATGGCTTAAAGAGATAA